A single window of Vigna unguiculata cultivar IT97K-499-35 chromosome 1, ASM411807v1, whole genome shotgun sequence DNA harbors:
- the LOC114194479 gene encoding secoisolariciresinol dehydrogenase-like, translating to MASSSSLTNRRLEGKVALITGGASGIGKRTAEVFAQHGAKVVIADIQDELGDSVAESIGPSTCSYVHCDVTDEDQVKNAVHITVQTYGKLDIMFNNAGIADPNKNRIIDNDKADFERVLSVNVTGVFLGIKHAAQAMIPARSGTIISTASISSYVGGAASHAYCCAKHAVVGLTKNAAVELGQFGIRVNCLSPYALATPLATNFVGANDEQLETIMNSLANLKGVTLKTDDVANAALYFASDDSSYVSGHNLLIDGAFSIVNPSFHMFQYPQS from the exons ATGGCAAGCTCAAGCTCTCTGACCAACAGAAG GTTGGAAGGAAAAGTGGCATTGATAACAGGAGGAGCTAGCGGAATTGGGAAACGAACCGCAGAAGTGTTCGCTCAGCACGGAGCGAAAGTAGTGATCGCCGACATCCAAGACGAATTGGGGGATTCGGTGGCCGAGTCCATAGGGCCATCAACTTGTTCTTATGTTCACTGCGACGTCACCGATGAGGATCAGGTCAAAAACGCCGTCCACATAACCGTCCAAACCTATGGCAAACTAGACATCATGTTCAACAACGCCGGCATAGCCGATCCCAACAAGAATCGAATCATTGATAACGACAAGGCAGATTTTGAACGTGTTCTCAGCGTCAATGTTACAGGCGTTTTCCTCGGGATCAAGCATGCGGCACAGGCGATGATCCCGGCACGCAGCGGCACTATCATCTCAACGGCCAGCATAAGCTCTTACGTCGGCGGCGCAGCCTCTCATGCATATTGTTGCGCCAAGCACGCGGTGGTTGGTCTCACTAAAAACGCAGCGGTTGAGCTCGGGCAGTTCGGAATCAGGGTTAACTGTTTGTCACCTTACGCTCTTGCCACTCCCTTGGCCACCAACTTCGTCGGAGCTAACGATGAACAGCTTGAGACCATCATGAACTCACTCGCTAATCTCAAAGGTGTCACTCTCAAAACCGATGATGTTGCAAATGCAGCACTCTATTTTGCTAGTGATGATTCAAGCTACGTGAGTGGCCATAATTTGCTCATTGATGGAGCCTTCAGCATTGTTAACCCTTCCTTTCACATGTTTCAGTACCCCCAATCTTGA
- the LOC114190962 gene encoding secoisolariciresinol dehydrogenase-like translates to MVILHIHYQYYHSFNIFIASGVPLYFINSLSMASPAKRLEGKVAIITGGASGIGAATVKLFLQHGAIVIIADVQDALGHSLCKTFSTNTPIHYLHCDVTSDSDVKNVVEVAITKYGKLDIMFNNAGISGDSNRSIAESDEEDFKRVFDVNVYGAFLGSKHAARFMVPAKRGVILFTSSIASLLGGETAHAYAVSKHAVVGLMKNLCVELGQHGIRVNCVCPGGIPTPMLNKALKMNKKETQELLCKVAVLKGTVLEAEDIAKAALFLCSDEAKFVNGVNLVLDGGYSTTNMSFTSVLDGVMDNYTDNINSNNHA, encoded by the exons ATGGTTAT TCTCCATATACACTACCAATATTATCATtcattcaacattttcattgCTTCCGGTGTTCCTCTCTATTTCATCAATTCCCTCTCCATGGCTTCACCTGCCAAAAG GCTTGAAGGAAAAGTGGCGATAATCACCGGAGGAGCTAGCGGCATCGGAGCCGCCACCGTCAAACTATTCCTCCAACACGGTGCCATAGTGATCATTGCAGACGTGCAAGACGCGTTAGGTCACTCCCTCTGCAAAACCTTCAGCACGAACACTCCCATTCACTACCTTCACTGCGACGTAACAAGCGATTCAGACGTAAAAAACGTGGTCGAAGTCGCCATAACGAAATACGGAAAACTCGACATAATGTTCAACAATGCCGGAATCTCGGGAGACTCGAACAGATCCATAGCAGAATCCGACGAGGAAGATTTCAAAAGAGTTTTCGACGTTAATGTGTACGGAGCTTTCTTGGGCTCCAAGCATGCGGCGAGGTTCATGGTTCCAGCGAAGAGAGGGGTGATTCTCTTCACTTCGAGCATTGCTTCGCTTCTGGGAGGCGAAACGGCGCATGCTTACGCCGTTTCAAAGCACGCGGTGGTGGGGCTGATGAAGAACCTGTGCGTTGAACTGGGGCAGCATGGGATCAGAGTGAATTGCGTTTGTCCAGGTGGCATTCCCACTCCGATGCTGAACAAGGCGTTGAAGATGAACAAGAAGGAGACGCAGGAACTGCTGTGCAAGGTTGCGGTGTTGAAAGGGACGGTTCTTGAAGCTGAAGACATAGCAAAAGCTGCGTTATTTTTGTGCAGCGACGAGGCGAAGTTCGTGAATGGAGTTAACCTTGTTCTGGACGGTGGTTACAGCACCACCAACATGTCATTCACTTCAGTGCTGGATGGTGTTATGGATAACTACACCGACAACATCAACAGCAACAACCATGCTTAA